A stretch of DNA from Mucilaginibacter daejeonensis:
ACGATCAAGATCCGGAATCGAACGCTCGACAAGACATTCAGCTCCCCCTTCAGGGGGCCGGGGGGATAGGAATAGTACGTTACGGCGCGGGCAATATCTTCTCGCTTACTTCGGCGCTTGATCGGTTGAGCATCGCTTACGGTATGGTACATACTGAGGATGACCTGAAACAGTTCGACCGTTACATTATACCGGGTGTTGGTCATGCCGGCGCGGCCATGCAAAAATTGGATAGTACCGGATTGGTACCTGCTATTAAGGCACTTAACAAACCTACCTTAGGTATATGTGTAGGTATGCAGCTCATGACGGCCTACTCCGAAGAAGGCGACGCCGACCTGCTGAACATCTTCCCTAACCGCACGCTTAAGTTCAAAGAAGCTGCCGGTTATAAGGTTCCTCACACCGGTTGGAACCGCGTTCATCAGGAAAAAGAAGGTCCTTTATTTGATGGTATCCCTGATAATACGCACTTTTACTATGTGCATTCGTATTATATCGAGTTCGATCCCACATACACATTGGCATCCACCGATCATAGCCTTAAATATTCGGCATCGATCTGGCGTGACAATTTTTACGGCGTACAGTTCCATCCCGAAAAGTCGGGGGTTCATGGCGAACGCCTGCTAACTAATTTTTCAAAACTATAGAAAGAAATGTACATTATTCCTGCTGTTGATATACTTGACAAAAAGGTGGTACGCCTGCGCGAAGGCAACTACGATGATGTTACCCGCTACGACGTAAGCCTCGAGGAAATGATCGAGCGCTACCGCTCCATCGGTACAGAGCTGATCCACATCATCGACCTAAACGGCGCCAAAGGTGATTTCAGCAACCAGCAATACCTGTTCGATGTGATCAAACGTACCGACATGAAAATCCAGTATGGTGGCGGCATCCGCAGCATTGATAAGGTTAAGGAACTGACCGATGCCGGTGTGGCCCGTGTGATCGTGGGTACGCAAGCGATCACCAACCCTACCTTTTTGGATGAGCTGGCCAAAGCCATGTGTGGCGGCACCAAATGCTCAGACCAAGTGGTAATAGCCATCGACGTGCTGGATGAGGTGATCAAATACTCCGGCTGGATGGAAAGCTCGCCCATTAAACTGATCGATTATATTGACCGTTGCCTGCACTTAGGCTTTTACCGCTTCCTGTGTACCGACATTAACAAGGACGGCAAGCTGGGCGGCGCAGGCGTCGAGCTATACAAAAAACTATTGGACCACTCTCCTTTCATCAAACTGATCGCCTCAGGCGGTGTAAGTTCAATGAAAGATATTGACGAGTTGTGCAAGATCAAGGTAGAAAGCTGTGTAGTAGGTAAAGCCATTTACGAAGAGCGCATCACCATCGAGGATGTAAAGAACTGGAATTTGAAGTCGCTGATCAGCATATAACCCCCCAGCCCCCTGAAGGGGGAGTTTTGGATGATACCCACAAATTTCGAGCGGATGAAAAAGCGCTTGTTTCTTGGTGCGGCACCTGAAATATTTGCTAATGCAAAAGCATTGCGATATAATATGACGCCTGCTGAAACTGCATTATGGTTCCATCTCAAAGCTGGGTTATTAGGAGCACGGTTCAGGAGGCAACATCCATTGGGGCAATATATTGCCGACTTTTATTGTCACAGGTTCAAGTTAGTTATTGAAGTGGATGGCAGTATACATCATTTACCCGAGGTAGCGGCTAACGACATAGAAAAAGAACTTTATTTGAAAGAACGCGGTTTAAAAGTATTGCGATTTACTAATAAACAGGTCTTTAACAATATCAATTCTGTTTTGGAAGAAATAAAGCGACATAGCGGCTCCCCCTTTAGGGGGCGGGGGGGGTTGGCAAAAAGGATCATCCCCTGCCTCGACGTGAAGGACGGACGCACCGTAAAAGGCATCAACTTTGTTGACCTGCGCGATGCGGGCGACCCGGTAGAACTGGCCTGGAACTATTCGCAGCAAGGCGCTGACGAATTGGTATTCCTGGACATCACTGCTACCCACGAGCGCCGCAAGACCACCGTAGAGATGGTGAAAGCCGTGGCCCGGCAGATCAATATCCCGTTCACTATTGGCGGTGGCATCAATGAAATAGCTGATGCTGATGCACTGCTCAATGCCGGTGCCGATAAGATCAGTATCAATTCGGCGGCGGTACGTAACCCGGGACTGATAGAGGAACTGGCCAAAGCATTTGGTGTGCAGTTCGTGGTGGTGGCGGTAGATACCAAACATATTGGTAATACCAATCTGGTGCATTTAAGTGGTGGCCGTATAGCTACTGAACTGGAAACACTGGACTGGATCAAAGAGGCCGAAAGCCGTGGAGCCGGCGAGATATTGCTGACATCGATGGACCACGACGGAACCAAGGCCGGATTTGACAACACTTTGCTCAAAGTAGTGAACGATGCCGTGAACATCCCGGTGATCGCCTCGGGTGGTGCCGGTAATAAACAGCATTTTGTCGACGTGTTCGAGCGCACCAATGTGGATGCTGCTTTGGCCGCCTCGGTGTTCCACTACGGCGAGATACTGATACCCGACCTTAAAGACGTGCTACGTGGAAATAAAATTGAGGTTAGATAAGATAACAAAAAACATCATGTCATCGCGAACGCTCGAACGGTTTTGATGACATAGCATATAGATCAAATGAATATCGATTTTACCAAATCACCTGATGGGCTTGTCCCGGTGATCATACAGGACAACCAGACCCTCGAGGTATTAATGCTGGGGTACATGGACCAAGCGGCCTATGACAAGACCGTACAGGACAATATTGTCACCTTTTATTCACGCTCTAAGCAGCGCTTATGGACCAAGGGCGAGACCAGTAACAACTTCCTGCATGTAAAAAGTATTCATATTGACTGCGATAACGATACCATACTGATCAAGGCCAAACCCGATGGCCCTACCTGCCATACCGGCGAACGCAGCTGCTTTAAGACTGAACATGGTCAAAACTTCATCTTTGAGTTGGAAAATATCATTGCTGATCGCTATGCCAACCCGGTAGAGGGGTCGTATGTCAATAAGCTCCGCAAAAAAGGACTGAACAAGATCGCGCAAAAGGTCGGCGAAGAAGGTGTTGAGACCGTGATCGCTGCTTTAGCCGAAACTGAAACCGACCTGATCAACGAATCATCTGATCTGGTATTCCACCTACTGGTATTATTGCGCGAAAAAGGCTTAAGCTTAGAGACCATCGCCAAAAACCTGGAGAAAAGACATGCCCCCCAGCCCTCTGAAGGGGGAGCTGAATAGTCGGCGGTATGTATTTGATACAATAAAAGATCGGTCACAAAGAAAACGCCCCTTTAAGGGAGCTGGAGGGTATGGAAGCAAAAAAAGCATTTGAACTGACTGGCCACAGCAATCCAATATTTGCGTTGGAGCTGTCGCAAAAGCCGGGAATATTGTTCAGCGCCGGTAACGATAAGGGCGTGGTAGAATGGAGCCTTGAAAAGCAAGCCTTTATCAAGGTAATGTTTCCGGTACCCGCCTCTGTGTATGCAGTGCACTGCCCTGAAGGCTACCCTTTAATGTTCGTGGGTATGCGCAGCGGCCAGGTGCTGGCGTTCAACTTCATCGAGCAAAAGATCACCCATAAACTCAACAAGCACCTTAAACCAATATTTGACATCAAGGCAGTGACCAGCAAAGGTGAGCTGCTGGTGGCCAGTGAAGATGGCACGGTAAGCGTGTGGAGCTTGACCTCAATGGAGCTTTTACACACGATCACCGTATCGCACGATACGGTGCGTTCTATCGCCATCTCGCCCGTCGATACACAAGTGGCCTTCGGCTGCCGTGATAATGCCGTGTACGTTTATCAATTGACCGATTACGCACCTGTTAGTACACTGCGCGAGCACACTATGGCGGTGTTCACTGTTCAATATTCGCCTGACGGTCAGTATCTACTCTCCGGTGCACGTGACGCCCAGATCAAGGTTTGGGATACTGCCGCGCTTGCCTTAAAGCATAGCATACCTGCGCACATGTTCGCGGTTAACCACATACTATTTCACCCATCCCGCCCCTACTTCGCCTCAGCCAGTATGGATAAAAGCATCAAGATCTGGGGTGCTGATGATATGAAGCTATACAAGGTCATCAGCCGTGAAAAAGGCATGCCTTCGCATGTGCTTTCAGTGAATAAATTGGCCTGGAACGGTGACCAGTTGCTATCCACCAGCGACGATAAACGCATTATTGCGTGGGATATCGAATTTTAAAGATCACAGGGGCACCAATTGACCTGTCATGCCGAACTTGTTCCGGCATCTTTCTGGACAGGTAGACGCATGAAGGACAACGACGAACGTTTATTTCATCTTGTCCATGAGATGCTGAAACAAGTTCAGCATGACCGTCCGGGATTGTGCATAGCTATCGAAACTTCAGACCACAAACACCCGAGTCATCGCGTCCATTTAATCAAAACTTAAAATACCGCTAACTTTTCGTTCATAAACCTGTTTTACTTTTATGGAAAAAGAGGAATTTATGAACTCAACACTCGAAATAACTGACCGCGAATTTTTGATCAAGTTGGATCGGTCGAAGTTCAACGTATCGTTCGTACGCTCTATACTTAAACTGGTAGAGTTCTCGAACCCGTCTGATGAGGACTTTTTAGTGCCCGACCGTCACATCCAGCCGAGCCAAAACCATAACTCAGAGCCTGACTACTTTGGCAACATCGACGAAAAATAAAAAGGCCTGAATGGTATCATCCATTCAAGCCTTTTTTGTGTCTTTATTTTTGGCAGCTTATCACCGAAGCGTGCTTTGGATCATCAGGTCCCTCACTCACTCCGATCGCATTCGCTTAAAAATTACGGTATCCGCCGCGCTGTACTTGTTGTTTGTCCATTTGCGCCATTTGGCTCTTCATCATTTTGATTTGATCGGCCAATAGCTTATTCTTATCGTCTTTAGCGGCTTCGCTCAGGTATTGTTGCGCCTCGCGCTTGTTGCGTTTAGCCATAGCTATACCGGCAAGGCTCAATTTGGCAAGGGCCGTATTGTGCGACATGGTCATACCTAATGATAACGCCTTTTTAAAGTACTTTTCAGACTTCATGGGCGCCTTGCGCGACTCGATCAAACCGATCAGCATATTATAATAACCCCACTGACCTTTGGCCAGTTGTTTCTCGTAATCGGTGATCTTTAACAACCATTTTTCGGCCTCGTCGCTGTTCTCTTTACGCAGGTGATATTGAGCCACCAGCATGTTCTCGTTAAAGAAGTAAGTAACTAACACCAAGCCGCCTAATAGGAAAACCAGCACACCCCATCCCCAAAAACCGAAGGCACACAGGGTAACACCCGCTCCCATCACCACACAGGCTATAACTAACCGAACAATATTTAACATCGTTTGTACTTTTGTATGAAAGCGCAAATATCCGTTTATTTATGCGCTTAAGCAATTTACCGCTCAAATATTTATATGGCGATCGATCTGGAGCCTTCATGGCTCAATGTACTGCACGAGGAGTTCGATAAGGACTACATGCACCAGCTAAAACAGGAATTAAAAAAAGAAAAGGAAAGCGGCCATACCGTTTACCCCAAGAACAGCGATATCTTTAACGCCTTCAGGCACACCCCACTGACCAATGTAAAGGTAGTGATATTGGGTCAGGACCCTTACCATGGTGCCAACCAAGCCATGGGCCTTTCATTCGCTGTACACCGAGGCATACCGGTACCGCGATCGCTCATGAACATTTATAAAGAATTGAAGACCGACATTCCCGGCTTTGAGATACCGAACCATGGCGATCTTACCAAATGGGCCGATCAGGGCGTACTGTTACTGAACGCCACATTGACCGTTAGAGCATCAGAGGCCGGTTCACATCAAAGATTTGGCTGGGAAAAGTTCACCGATACGGTCATCCGTAAGATATCTGAAGAAAAAGAAGGCGTGGTATTCCTGTTATGGGGCCGCTTTGCACAGGCCAAAGCCGACCTGATCGATCAGCGTAAGCACCACATCCTGAAAGCTGCGCACCCGTCGCCATTTTCGGCCGATAACGGTTTCTTCGGATGCCACCACTTTTCAACGACCAACGAGATACTGAGAAAGGAAGGAAAACAGGAGATCGATTGGCAGGTGTGATGTGGAGAATGTGCAAATGCGGAGATGAGCGTATGTGCAGATCATGTTTAGATGTAGGGTAAATTTATTATTCACACATCCGCACATCTATTTATTTGCACATCCTACAACCCCACCAAGGCCGAATCACCTAAGTTCACCTCTTTGTTGATAAGGTCTTCGATGCTGGTCTCGGATAGTATTTTAAGCGTGGCGTCGCGAATATCGAGGAACATGGAGCGTATACCACAGGTTGACTCGTTGTGACATTCCTCGCAACGGTGGTAAAAGTTAAGGCTCACGCAGGGCACCATCGCGATGGGGCCGTCGGTGATCCGCAGGATGTTGACCAGGTAAATATCCTTGGGGTCCTTATTAAGTGCGTAACCACCGCCTGCACCTTTTTTGCTATATAAAAAGCCAGCCTTACGCAGCTCGAGCAAGATCACCTCTAAAAATTTTTTAGGTATCTTTTCCAGCTCAGCGATCTGTGCGATCTGCATAGGCGGCTGATCTTTGTTCTTGCCTAATACGATCAGCGCCTTGATGGCATATTTGGTCTTTTTAGATAGCATAGATCTTTTGAATAGGTGCAAAAATAATAAAAAAGCGAACACCCTATGCCAAACAATATTTGGCGCCGCAAGGTGTAATGTATTTTGAATGTCACGATGATAACAGGCGGTCTATTATTTGTAACATCTACGGCGCGCCGCGGTCAAAAAGTTAAATTTAATAAATAATTAGTGGAAACCATACTCGACGTAACTGACCTGGGTAAACAATATCAAAGTGCCGGCAAGACCCTTTCGGTGCTGGAGGATGTTAACTTTAGCATCGCCACCGGTTCAAGCAATGCCATCGTTGGACCTTCGGGCAGCGGCAAGACCACGCTGCTTGGGCTTTGTGCCGGACTGGACCGGTCTACCTCAGGCAGTGTGAAGCTTAACGGCATCGACCTTAACCTTTTAAATGAAGATAAGCGTGCGCAGGTACGCAACCAATATGTAGGCTTCATCTTCCAGAACTTCCAGCTCTTGGCTACCCTTACCGCACTTGAGAACGTGATGGTGCCGCTGGAATTAAGAGGAGAACGCAACATTAAAGCACGCGCCATGGACCTGTTAGATAAGGTAGGCCTGGCGGGCCGCAGTCACCACTACCCTACTCAATTGTCAGGCGGCGAGCAGCAGCGTGTTTCGATAGCACGGGCCTTTTCTAATCAGCCTAAAATTTTATTTGCCGACGAGCCAACCGGTAACCTTGATGCAGAGACCGGCGACCGGGTAGAGAAGCTGTTGTTCGACCTAAACCGTGACGCCGGTACCACACTTGTATTGGTAACACACGACCTGGAGCTGGCCGGCAAAACACAGCGTATCCTCCGCATTAAAGGCGGCAAACTGGTTTCAGACGAAAAGATCGACCGCAATGAACAATAACGCAGCGAACATGGCTGACCTCAAACGGGGAACCGACATTGGCTGGCTGTTCAGGATGGCCTGGCGCGATAGCCGACGCAACCGGTCAAGGTTGTTCCTTTTCATATCATCTATCATTTTGGGCATAGCTGCCCTGGTTGCCATTTATTCTTTTGGCTATAACCTCCGTCAGGACATCAACGACCAGGCCGCAACACTAGTAGGCGCCGACCTGGTGATCACTGCCAACCACGAAGCCGCTAAGGACATTAAGCCAGTTTTAGACACCCTTGGCACCGAGCGATCAGAGGAAAGAAACTTTGCATCGATGGTGTACTTCCCTAAAGGAGCAAGTACACGTTTAGTACAGATCCGTGCATTGCAGGGAGGGTTTCCTTATTATGGGGATATAGAGACCAATCCGGCAGCGGCTTCACAGTCGTTCAAAAAAGGAAAGTATGCCTTGGTAGATGGTGCGGTGATGCAGCAGTTCAAGGTAAAAGTAGGCGATACCATTAAGGTGGGTAAGGTCGACTTTGTGATCGCCGGCGCATTGAACAGTGCCCCTGGTCAGACCGGTCTTTCGGCAGGGATTGCACCCGTGGTGTATATCCCGATGCAGTACCTTAACGCCACCGGGCTGGTGGACCGTGGCAGCCGTATCAACTACAGCTACTACTACAAATTTGACCACCGAACTGATGTGGACAAGTTAGCTGAAAAGCTTGATGACCGCCTGGACAAGGCCGGCATGCACTATGAGACCATCGAGACGCGTAAACAAAACACCGGCCGTGCGTTCAGTGATCTGAATAAGTTCCTTTCGCAAGTAGGCTTTGTTGCCTTGCTGTTGGGTTGTATAGGTGTGGCCAGCGCCACGCAGATCTACATCCGCGAAAAGGTACAATCCATCGCTGTATTGCGTTGCCTTGGCGTAAAGGCATCAGAAGCGTTCCTCATCTTTTTGATACAGATCGCTGGCATAGGACTGATCGGCTCTATCGTTGGCTCGATATTGGGTGCGGCCATACAACTTATTCTGCCTGCTGTGTTCAAAGACCTGTTGCCTTTCGAGGTGTCATCATCTATCTCATGGCTGGCTATTGGTCAAGGCATTATATTGGGCGTGATCATCTCTGTGCTGTTCGCATTAATGCCACTGATCAGTATACGCAATATATCTCCGTTAAATACGCTACGCTCGGCTTACGAAAATGTGAGCTCCGTGCGCGATCCTTTGCGTTGGCTGGTATACCTATTGGTGATCGCCTTTTTGATGTTGTTCAGCTATCTCCAATTAAATAGTTGGATGGCAAGTATGATCTTCACGATAGCTATACTCGTGGCATTCCTGATACTAACACTCACGGCCTTGTTGCTCATGTGGTTGATCCGCCTGTTGATGAAGGGCTCATGGAGTTACCTCGTGCGCCAGGGTTTTGCCAACTTGTATCGACCAAATAACCAAACGGTGATCCTGATGGTGTCTATTGGATTGAGTACCGCTTTCATTTGCCTGCTGATCTTCATGCAATCGTTGCTGATCCAACAGGTAAGTCTATCTGCCAGTGGCAATCAGCCCAATATGATCTTGTTCGACATACAGACCGCGCAAGAAAAGGGCGTAGTTGAACTGGCCTGGCAAAACAAGTTGCCGATCATACAACAGGTACCCATCGTGACCATCCACATCGACAAGATCAATGGCAAGACCGCTACAGCTTTACCAAAGGACAGCACTGCCAACGACATGCGAAAAGCTTTCAGCTACGAATACCGGGTG
This window harbors:
- a CDS encoding RrF2 family transcriptional regulator, which codes for MLSKKTKYAIKALIVLGKNKDQPPMQIAQIAELEKIPKKFLEVILLELRKAGFLYSKKGAGGGYALNKDPKDIYLVNILRITDGPIAMVPCVSLNFYHRCEECHNESTCGIRSMFLDIRDATLKILSETSIEDLINKEVNLGDSALVGL
- a CDS encoding tetratricopeptide repeat protein; this encodes MLNIVRLVIACVVMGAGVTLCAFGFWGWGVLVFLLGGLVLVTYFFNENMLVAQYHLRKENSDEAEKWLLKITDYEKQLAKGQWGYYNMLIGLIESRKAPMKSEKYFKKALSLGMTMSHNTALAKLSLAGIAMAKRNKREAQQYLSEAAKDDKNKLLADQIKMMKSQMAQMDKQQVQRGGYRNF
- a CDS encoding ABC transporter ATP-binding protein, which produces METILDVTDLGKQYQSAGKTLSVLEDVNFSIATGSSNAIVGPSGSGKTTLLGLCAGLDRSTSGSVKLNGIDLNLLNEDKRAQVRNQYVGFIFQNFQLLATLTALENVMVPLELRGERNIKARAMDLLDKVGLAGRSHHYPTQLSGGEQQRVSIARAFSNQPKILFADEPTGNLDAETGDRVEKLLFDLNRDAGTTLVLVTHDLELAGKTQRILRIKGGKLVSDEKIDRNEQ
- the hisIE gene encoding bifunctional phosphoribosyl-AMP cyclohydrolase/phosphoribosyl-ATP diphosphatase HisIE — encoded protein: MNIDFTKSPDGLVPVIIQDNQTLEVLMLGYMDQAAYDKTVQDNIVTFYSRSKQRLWTKGETSNNFLHVKSIHIDCDNDTILIKAKPDGPTCHTGERSCFKTEHGQNFIFELENIIADRYANPVEGSYVNKLRKKGLNKIAQKVGEEGVETVIAALAETETDLINESSDLVFHLLVLLREKGLSLETIAKNLEKRHAPQPSEGGAE
- the ung gene encoding uracil-DNA glycosylase — protein: MAIDLEPSWLNVLHEEFDKDYMHQLKQELKKEKESGHTVYPKNSDIFNAFRHTPLTNVKVVILGQDPYHGANQAMGLSFAVHRGIPVPRSLMNIYKELKTDIPGFEIPNHGDLTKWADQGVLLLNATLTVRASEAGSHQRFGWEKFTDTVIRKISEEKEGVVFLLWGRFAQAKADLIDQRKHHILKAAHPSPFSADNGFFGCHHFSTTNEILRKEGKQEIDWQV
- a CDS encoding WD40 repeat domain-containing protein — its product is MEAKKAFELTGHSNPIFALELSQKPGILFSAGNDKGVVEWSLEKQAFIKVMFPVPASVYAVHCPEGYPLMFVGMRSGQVLAFNFIEQKITHKLNKHLKPIFDIKAVTSKGELLVASEDGTVSVWSLTSMELLHTITVSHDTVRSIAISPVDTQVAFGCRDNAVYVYQLTDYAPVSTLREHTMAVFTVQYSPDGQYLLSGARDAQIKVWDTAALALKHSIPAHMFAVNHILFHPSRPYFASASMDKSIKIWGADDMKLYKVISREKGMPSHVLSVNKLAWNGDQLLSTSDDKRIIAWDIEF
- a CDS encoding ABC transporter permease, with product MADLKRGTDIGWLFRMAWRDSRRNRSRLFLFISSIILGIAALVAIYSFGYNLRQDINDQAATLVGADLVITANHEAAKDIKPVLDTLGTERSEERNFASMVYFPKGASTRLVQIRALQGGFPYYGDIETNPAAASQSFKKGKYALVDGAVMQQFKVKVGDTIKVGKVDFVIAGALNSAPGQTGLSAGIAPVVYIPMQYLNATGLVDRGSRINYSYYYKFDHRTDVDKLAEKLDDRLDKAGMHYETIETRKQNTGRAFSDLNKFLSQVGFVALLLGCIGVASATQIYIREKVQSIAVLRCLGVKASEAFLIFLIQIAGIGLIGSIVGSILGAAIQLILPAVFKDLLPFEVSSSISWLAIGQGIILGVIISVLFALMPLISIRNISPLNTLRSAYENVSSVRDPLRWLVYLLVIAFLMLFSYLQLNSWMASMIFTIAILVAFLILTLTALLLMWLIRLLMKGSWSYLVRQGFANLYRPNNQTVILMVSIGLSTAFICLLIFMQSLLIQQVSLSASGNQPNMILFDIQTAQEKGVVELAWQNKLPIIQQVPIVTIHIDKINGKTATALPKDSTANDMRKAFSYEYRVTYRNFLTASEKVSEGKWIGEAKEGEAVPVSLDERLARRIKVKVNDKITFNVQGMPVDAYVANLRKVNWNKVQTNFQVVFPIGVLEQAPQFHVLLTHVPSPAVSAKFQGAVVKAYPNVSIVDLGLVLTVLDQILDKIGYVIKFMSGFSIATGIIVLIASVRISKYQRIKESVLLRTIGGSRRQILTINALEYLFLGALSALTGILIAIVGAWLLAKYSFEIPFNISFVPAIALFGISIALTIAIGLLNSRGVLNRPPLEVLRSDT
- the hisF gene encoding imidazole glycerol phosphate synthase subunit HisF, which produces MAKRIIPCLDVKDGRTVKGINFVDLRDAGDPVELAWNYSQQGADELVFLDITATHERRKTTVEMVKAVARQINIPFTIGGGINEIADADALLNAGADKISINSAAVRNPGLIEELAKAFGVQFVVVAVDTKHIGNTNLVHLSGGRIATELETLDWIKEAESRGAGEILLTSMDHDGTKAGFDNTLLKVVNDAVNIPVIASGGAGNKQHFVDVFERTNVDAALAASVFHYGEILIPDLKDVLRGNKIEVR
- the hisH gene encoding imidazole glycerol phosphate synthase subunit HisH is translated as MEELINDQDPESNARQDIQLPLQGAGGIGIVRYGAGNIFSLTSALDRLSIAYGMVHTEDDLKQFDRYIIPGVGHAGAAMQKLDSTGLVPAIKALNKPTLGICVGMQLMTAYSEEGDADLLNIFPNRTLKFKEAAGYKVPHTGWNRVHQEKEGPLFDGIPDNTHFYYVHSYYIEFDPTYTLASTDHSLKYSASIWRDNFYGVQFHPEKSGVHGERLLTNFSKL
- a CDS encoding 1-(5-phosphoribosyl)-5-[(5-phosphoribosylamino)methylideneamino]imidazole-4-carboxamide isomerase, whose product is MYIIPAVDILDKKVVRLREGNYDDVTRYDVSLEEMIERYRSIGTELIHIIDLNGAKGDFSNQQYLFDVIKRTDMKIQYGGGIRSIDKVKELTDAGVARVIVGTQAITNPTFLDELAKAMCGGTKCSDQVVIAIDVLDEVIKYSGWMESSPIKLIDYIDRCLHLGFYRFLCTDINKDGKLGGAGVELYKKLLDHSPFIKLIASGGVSSMKDIDELCKIKVESCVVGKAIYEERITIEDVKNWNLKSLISI